From the Rhinoderma darwinii isolate aRhiDar2 chromosome 12, aRhiDar2.hap1, whole genome shotgun sequence genome, one window contains:
- the LOC142665084 gene encoding olfactory receptor 10C1-like — MQEANKTVVNEFFLLGFSHFHTFQHLLFCAVLLAYIICVFGNVTIILLVRTEPSLHTPMYFFISIFTVLEILFVSVTIPKLLAILIQTKKTISFLGCFVQMYAFNALGETECFLLALMVFDRYLAINNPLRYTAIMNSRFCCRLAALPWFLGFITSFFPTIFTFLLDFCGPNEVDHFFCDLAPVQNLACSDPFISNMTTSLAAVVATILPFFTIVGFYIHIIYTVLRIESIEGKMKAFSTCSSHLIVASMFYGSAIIVYVKPKGSNYDKFLALMYTVIIPVLNPFVYTFRNRKVKNALRKVIRQFIKFPN, encoded by the coding sequence ATGCAGGAGGCCAACAAAACGGTTGTCAATGAATTTTTCCTTTTGGGTTTTTCCCACTTCCACACTTTCCAGCATTTACTCTTTTGTGCTGTTCTTTTGGCCTATATCATTTGTGTTTTTGGAAACGTTACCATTATTCTTTTAGTTAGAACCGAGCCTTCTCTTCATACTCCAATGTACTTCTTCATCAGTATATTTACGGTTTTAGAGATATTGTTTGTCTCAGTAACTATTCCAAAACTCTTAGCAATCCTCATtcagactaagaagacaatttcaTTTCTTGGTTGCTTTGTCCAGATGTATGCCTTCAATGCCCTGGGAGAGACAGAATGCTTCCTTCTTGCTTTAATGGTCTTTGACCGATATCTAGCCATTAATAATCCATTACGGTATACCGCCATAATGAACAGTCGATTCTGTTGTCGATTGGCTGCCCTGCCATGGTTTCTTGGCTTTATTACCTCTTTTTTCCCTACAATTTTTACTTTCCTATTGGACTTCTGTGGACCAAATGAAGTTGACCATTTTTTCTGTGACCTGGCACCGGTACAAAATTTAGCTTGTTCAGACCCATTTATTAGTAACATGACTACTAGTTTGGCAGCCGTTGTTGCAACTATTTTGCCCTTTTTTACCATAGTGGGCTTCTACattcatattatatatactgtgttAAGAATTGAAAGCATTGAGGGGAAAATGAAAGCCTTTTCAACTTGTTCGTCCCATCTCATTGTAGCATCTATGTTTTATGGTTCGGCTATTATTGTGTATGTGAAGCCTAAAGGCAGTAACTATGACAAGTTCCTTGCTCTCATGTACACTGTTATTATACCAGTTTTGAACCCATTTGTTTATACCTTCAGAAATAGAAAGGTCAAGAATGCCTTAAGAAAAGTTATTAGACAGTTTATTAAGTTTCCCAATTGA